Genomic window (Jeotgalibaca ciconiae):
TAACTACTGCGTGTTTGACAATACTTCTTTTTCCATGAGAGCCAGCTCTTTTAAAGCCACCGTATTTTTATTGATTTTCGAATAGGCTCTTGCATCGTAAATCCTTTCCAAAATACTTTCTTTCGGCTCGTTTTGAATAATGGCATTTTTAGCTAATTGAATGGCTGCTCTTGCAAGGTAATACGTCACGTGATTATCTGAACAAATAGAAACAGCATAATTCAACAATGCATTGCTGATTTCTATCTCATGAATCGCGGAATAAAAAACGCCGCATTGAAATACGATATTCAGAACTCTCCATGTATCCTCTATTTTTTTAGTCGGATAAGTATAAATTTTTTCAAGAACTTTGTTGAAGTAAAACTCTGCTTTCTCTTGGTCTTCTTCCCGTGAATAAGCCATGCCGATGCCCGTGTATGCTAGCAAACGGAAAATTTCAGAATCCGCCGTTTCTTCTTCTAATAAGATCTGGTCAAACATAAAAAGAATGTCCATCACAGAGGAACTTTGAAAAATCATGATAAAGCCATTTAAGTAGTGATAGCGCAAGGTTAGATTCAAGTCTTCAACCGTGCTGATCGAAATCGTACTAAGCAATGTTGCTGCTTGCTCGTACTCACTCGTAATTAAAAAAAATTCTGCTTTATTCATTTTTTCGATTATTTCAGTATGTCTTACGCCTACTTTTGGAAATAACTCCCCTAACGGAAGATTCAGTCGATTGCATAATTTGATAAGGATTTTTAAGTTCGGAACTTGTCCATTATTTTCAAAGCGACTTAAGGTAGCTTGCGTACAAATTCCTTCTGCTAGTTCAATCTGAGAAAGTCCACTTGCTTTTCGTGCTTCAATAAAACGTTCAATATTCAAATTACCCCTCCTCTGTTTCCACAATAGTGTTTTATTTCACATTCTTTTAACATAATTGATTATACTCCTCAAAAATATTTCCGTCAACGGAATATATAAAATTTTATATATTTTTGCAAAAAAGAAAGAAAGATTGTGAACATATTATTCACGAAAAGATATGTTTTATATTTTAAAAAATCTGTTTAATTGATTTTGTATCCTATTCAGAAAAAGACTCTCTAAATGATTACAAAATCACAATTGTAAGGATAAAAATAGGTCGCAGCCCTCTAGCGGCTACGACCTATCGAAGAAAATATTTTTAACATCTCACATACTTGCGTTTAAAGCCCAGCCTTCCTCTCTCCATTTCTTTTTGGATACTTTCATTTGCATTCAAAAGGCTCGGTTTTTTCTTACCACGTTTGACTTCTATAACACCCAATTCTTTTGCAGTCTCTACTGCTTTATCGTGTAGTGGTAAATAAGAAACCCCCACTGTATATAAAAAATTGATCATCGAAGCCTTGGCACGCTCTGGCGCATCATGAATTGTATTTTTTACAATATCGAGCATTTCTGAAATCTTTTCCTTAGAAAATTCTTGATCTTTTCGATTCCCTAGAAGCCAGCAATAGCAGCTCCATCCTGCCGACATTCGCAGCTCATCTCCCGACGCGATCCATTTATCAGCGACTTCTTGTGCTATGTTGGATTCCGATAATGTCACTGCTACCACAAAGTCAGATAACATATAAAAATAAGCAGCATCGATCCAACGCTCATAATCTGATTCGGTCATCGCGTTCGGATCAGCAATCACACCTGCAAAATACATCGCATCATAGTTCCCTGTTGCGTATAAGTCTTCAGCCAAGGCTTGATTGATTTTTATCTTTTTCGACATCGGCTTCATTGCACCTGTCGCTACACCGAAAAGAGGCTCCTGTGCCCCATTCGATAAGTATCTTTTTTTCATATGTTCTTTACTTAACGATTCAAGTTCTTGCATAACCACTTCAAGTTCCATATTTTTTTAATTCCTTTCTGAATTCCATATCCTCACTCAGCTATTGTTTAGATCAAAAATAATTAAATGTTTCTCTTTTCTATTATAACTAAATAAGGGTTTGATTCACCATGAAAATACAGTATAGTTAATAGACAAAGATGTGATTAAGGTGGTGTGAACATGCGCATTAATAAATATATAAGTGAATCAGGAAAAGCATCCAGGCGAGGTGCAGACAAATTAATTACGGATAATAGAGTTACCATTAATGGAAAACGTGCCACAATTGGTACCCAAGTTGAAGCCGGAGATGATGTTCGAGTAGATGGAAATCCAATCCGAGTAGCAAGAAATAATGTATACATTGCTTTAAATAAGCCCGTAGGCATTACGAGTACGACAGAAAAAAGTGTGAAAGGAAACATTGTCGATTTGGTCAACCACCCATTAAGGATTTTCCATATTGGGCGTCTGGATAAAGATTCCGAAGGATTGATACTCCTCACAAACGACGGCGATATTGTCAACGAAATTCTGCGGGTGGAAAACAAGCATGAAAAGGAATATATCGTTTCGGTGAACCGGCCCATTACCCCTGACTTCTTGAAACAGATGGCAGAAGGAGTCAAAATATTAGGCACAAAAACACTTCCTTGTGAGGTAACACAATTATCAAAGTATGAGTTCCAAATCATTTTAACGCAAGGGCTCAACCGTCAAATCCGACGCATGTGCGAGGAATTAGGTTACGAGGTCTACCGATTACAGAGAGTTCGAGTTATGAATATTCTTTTAGGAAAACTTCCTCCTGGACAATGGAGAGACTTAACCAAAAAAGAAAAAACAAGATTGTTTAAAGATTTGAACTATGAGCCAAAAGAGTGGTAGAAGTATGGGTGCGTCGAATTATCTATATAAACGTCAACACTACTGAAACCATTATTTAGATAAAAAAAGCGAACAACTCATTACATCTAATAATGTGTGCAAGCTTCAGGGGTATTTTGCCTTTTGAAGCTTGCATTTTTTTCAAAAGAGACACCTTCACAATGTTTTTTTAGCTTGAAGCTTGCAGTTTATTTAAATCAATCGTTACTTTGCCTCAATTTGAAAAACATAGCGATGACCTTGAGTCATACTGTGATAGAATCCTTCTCCTTCATATAGTTGGAAAACTTGGGAACCTTGACGCTCAGATTTATTGGGATAAACGTGTTTGACATAAGGGTTATCTTGTAAAATTTCCTCAAGACGTTCTCTTCCGACCTCGCGGATTTTCCCTTCAATCCGAATCACTTGAATCAAATAGCCATCTTCAGACATTGCTGTAATGGCAACGTGGGGGTTATTTTGCAGTTGTTTGTAAAAATTTGTTTTTGGATGGGTCATAAAGAACACGCCATTTTCGTTTGCTACACCGATATGTGCATGTCGAGCATGTGGCTTATTGTCCTCATCAACTGTAGCAAAAATGGCAACTTTCATTTGTTCTTGTAATATTTGCATAATGTCTTCTATTTTCATATGTATTCTCCTTGTTTTAAGTAAATCCTAAAGGGTTAAGCGATTAGTTAAATTAATTATATCACAGCTAATTACGAAAAATAAGGGATTTGTAATTCTTTTCACAATGAAGAGGTAACGGATTACATGGTTTTTATTTCATAAGAAAATAGAAAAGATGTTGGAAAATCAAAGTGATTGTCCAACATCTTTTCTATTTTTAAACCTATTAAAATTCTAGACTGTGAAATTTCATTCTATGGTATTACGCTGCTTTTACTTTCGATTTTATAACGGAATATCCCAAGTCCTCAATGGCTTTTTCAATTGCTTCGATTGTTAGGGAACTTTCGTCAAAGTCCGCTTTTACTTTACTAGAATTGAATAAGACCTTCACACTATTTTGATCTATGCCATTTAATCCTTTTACGGCACTCTCGATTTTTTGCAAGCAAGATGGACAAGACAATGCTTCTAGGGTAATCGTTGCTTTATACATATTTATTTCTCCTCTATTCGTTTTTTATTTTTTTATCCTTGGTATGCTTGATCGGCTTCAGCTAACATATTGTAAACCGCCGCGTATGTTTCACAAACATCTCCGGGAATCAGGTAGTTATTGGTTACTTGGCGTAATCGAGAAAATTCTTCATCTAGATTTGGTTTTTCTTCTCCTGCTTCTTTCGTTTTCGTTTGCATTTGGGTATACAGTTCACGTACGTCAAATGCTTCTGGGTGGTTTTTTCCATGCGCACGAATGATTGCCTTTGTAAACAATTCCAATTTTTCAGAGTTCTTAGTCATGTATTCATTAAATGTTATCATTTATTTTCCTACTTTCTGTATTTTGTATTTAGGATGCTATTTTTACTTTAGACTTGATAACGGAATAACCCAAATTCTCAATCGACTTTTCAATCGCTTTGACGGTTAGTATATTTTCGTCAAAATCAGCCTTTACTTTGCTGGAATTGAACAGCACTTTCACGCTATTGAAATCAACTCCGTCCAATCCCTTTACGGCACTCTCAATTTTTTGTAGGCAAGAAGGACAAGACAATGTTTCTAATGTTAGGATTGCTTTAGA
Coding sequences:
- a CDS encoding helix-turn-helix domain-containing protein gives rise to the protein MNIERFIEARKASGLSQIELAEGICTQATLSRFENNGQVPNLKILIKLCNRLNLPLGELFPKVGVRHTEIIEKMNKAEFFLITSEYEQAATLLSTISISTVEDLNLTLRYHYLNGFIMIFQSSSVMDILFMFDQILLEEETADSEIFRLLAYTGIGMAYSREEDQEKAEFYFNKVLEKIYTYPTKKIEDTWRVLNIVFQCGVFYSAIHEIEISNALLNYAVSICSDNHVTYYLARAAIQLAKNAIIQNEPKESILERIYDARAYSKINKNTVALKELALMEKEVLSNTQ
- a CDS encoding DNA alkylation repair protein; translated protein: MELEVVMQELESLSKEHMKKRYLSNGAQEPLFGVATGAMKPMSKKIKINQALAEDLYATGNYDAMYFAGVIADPNAMTESDYERWIDAAYFYMLSDFVVAVTLSESNIAQEVADKWIASGDELRMSAGWSCYCWLLGNRKDQEFSKEKISEMLDIVKNTIHDAPERAKASMINFLYTVGVSYLPLHDKAVETAKELGVIEVKRGKKKPSLLNANESIQKEMERGRLGFKRKYVRC
- the rluF gene encoding 23S rRNA pseudouridine(2604) synthase RluF, whose protein sequence is MRINKYISESGKASRRGADKLITDNRVTINGKRATIGTQVEAGDDVRVDGNPIRVARNNVYIALNKPVGITSTTEKSVKGNIVDLVNHPLRIFHIGRLDKDSEGLILLTNDGDIVNEILRVENKHEKEYIVSVNRPITPDFLKQMAEGVKILGTKTLPCEVTQLSKYEFQIILTQGLNRQIRRMCEELGYEVYRLQRVRVMNILLGKLPPGQWRDLTKKEKTRLFKDLNYEPKEW
- a CDS encoding pyridoxamine 5'-phosphate oxidase family protein, with the protein product MKIEDIMQILQEQMKVAIFATVDEDNKPHARHAHIGVANENGVFFMTHPKTNFYKQLQNNPHVAITAMSEDGYLIQVIRIEGKIREVGRERLEEILQDNPYVKHVYPNKSERQGSQVFQLYEGEGFYHSMTQGHRYVFQIEAK
- a CDS encoding heavy-metal-associated domain-containing protein; protein product: MYKATITLEALSCPSCLQKIESAVKGLNGIDQNSVKVLFNSSKVKADFDESSLTIEAIEKAIEDLGYSVIKSKVKAA
- a CDS encoding iron-sulfur cluster repair di-iron protein, ric, with amino-acid sequence MITFNEYMTKNSEKLELFTKAIIRAHGKNHPEAFDVRELYTQMQTKTKEAGEEKPNLDEEFSRLRQVTNNYLIPGDVCETYAAVYNMLAEADQAYQG
- a CDS encoding heavy-metal-associated domain-containing protein; protein product: MSKAILTLETLSCPSCLQKIESAVKGLDGVDFNSVKVLFNSSKVKADFDENILTVKAIEKSIENLGYSVIKSKVKIAS